In the Vogesella sp. XCS3 genome, GCTGTATTCCACCGTGGTGCGGGGCATACCCGACCTGGTGTGGATGCTGCTGCTGTTCTTTGGCGGCCAGATGCTGATCAACGATTTCTGTACCCGCATGGGCTGGCAGGCGCCGGAGATCAACTCTTTCTTTGCCGGCGTGCTCACCATCGGTTTCATCTTTGGTGCGTACATGACCGAAACCTTCCGTGGCGCCATCATGGCGGTACCGAAGGGGCAGATGGAAGCCGGCCTGGCTTACGGCATGAGCCCGCTGCGCGTGTTTCTGCGCATTACCTTCCCGCAGATGGTGCGCTTTGCCCTGCCAAGCTTTTCCAATAACTGGCTGGTACTGGTGAAATCTACCGCC is a window encoding:
- a CDS encoding ABC transporter permease; this translates as MFLQGYLPSILEGTILTLQVAVASLLVSVVLGLIGAMFKMAPSKPLVWLAELYSTVVRGIPDLVWMLLLFFGGQMLINDFCTRMGWQAPEINSFFAGVLTIGFIFGAYMTETFRGAIMAVPKGQMEAGLAYGMSPLRVFLRITFPQMVRFALPSFSNNWLVLVKSTALVSVIGLNDVMYRADTAKSITQEPFTVYAVVGLIFLAITSVSDFALKRLEKRYSLGVRETEL